In a single window of the Chloroflexota bacterium genome:
- a CDS encoding PrsW family intramembrane metalloprotease, protein MTSQTCCVCHERPATQTLGGRPYCDEHYEHATRDNRGFVRSGLINLGLIVVFTLVVSGFTAVAPVNLSGGGLLVVGLVLALIPALLWLGFFYQQDRLEPEPRHFVLGVFFLAMLITDVFGRRFLDGFFQTREWLALDSTSALVGYILVVGFTLEAIKYAVVRFTVYPTLEFDERMDGIVYGTAAGLGVATMINLNFILDSGGAALSSGIIYIVVTALAHGAFGGVVGYFLGEAKFVSEPAWWMPLGVALAAVLDGLFSYFLAEVNQAGITVSPWRGLLFALVVAVVTFGALLYLIRRAIAQTLKSSAAPQGD, encoded by the coding sequence ATGACCTCTCAAACCTGCTGTGTCTGCCACGAACGACCCGCCACCCAGACGCTCGGCGGGCGGCCTTATTGCGACGAACACTACGAGCACGCCACCCGCGACAATCGCGGCTTCGTGCGCTCCGGCCTGATCAACCTCGGCCTGATCGTCGTCTTCACCCTCGTCGTCTCCGGCTTCACCGCTGTCGCGCCCGTCAACCTGAGCGGGGGCGGTTTGCTCGTCGTCGGCCTGGTGCTGGCCCTCATCCCGGCCTTGCTCTGGCTGGGCTTCTTCTACCAACAAGATCGGCTCGAGCCTGAGCCGCGCCACTTTGTGTTAGGCGTGTTCTTCCTGGCAATGTTGATCACGGACGTGTTCGGGCGACGGTTCCTCGACGGCTTCTTTCAAACGCGCGAGTGGCTGGCCCTCGACAGCACCAGCGCCCTCGTCGGCTACATCCTCGTCGTCGGCTTCACCCTGGAGGCCATCAAGTACGCCGTCGTCCGCTTCACCGTCTACCCCACGCTTGAGTTCGACGAACGCATGGACGGCATCGTCTACGGCACCGCCGCCGGGCTGGGCGTGGCGACCATGATCAATTTGAATTTCATTTTAGACTCGGGAGGCGCGGCCCTGTCGTCGGGCATCATTTACATCGTCGTCACTGCGCTGGCGCACGGCGCGTTCGGCGGCGTGGTCGGCTACTTTCTGGGCGAAGCCAAGTTCGTCAGCGAGCCAGCCTGGTGGATGCCGCTCGGCGTGGCTCTCGCCGCCGTGCTCGACGGCCTGTTCTCGTACTTCCTGGCCGAAGTGAATCAGGCCGGCATCACCGTCTCGCCCTGGCGCGGCCTGCTGTTTGCCCTCGTCGTCGCCGTCGTCACCTTTGGCGCTTTGCTCTACCTCATCCGCCGCGCCATCGCCCAGACTCTAAAATCCAGCGCCGCCCCGCAAGGAGACTAA
- a CDS encoding peptidase M4 family protein: protein MPKSLRPYALLLSGLLVGLLLAAPFLRPDGQTRRRAEPPPNTTVQWNESTGTPDWLDGPLPYTLSQAEQADPELAARNVLNFYHDLFGVQNAAAEFELVRIEADKLGQTHVRLQQVRDGIPVWSRVMVVHLGETQVLGINGDFQPDLTLSTVPAVTLGEAESQALAAAYGDSPTLYAPSRLMIYVSDDGKSYLTWQVKINTVLPGGNTAYFVDAINGGVMHESPLTASDKYREVYDAQLKENLPGRLLSSEGTVPRDPAGKAVYQNAGIVYDYWKNTFGRDSYDDNGGPIYLIVHSPELGNSYWNGQVLVFGDKDDYITNKDDAYVLDIMGHEFTHAIVQYTADLVYETQSGALNESFADVFAVMIDRDDWHLFEDNSAAPPLPVPWLRDMQDPSLGDYNPKKPRSGFGQPTLMSEYANLPNSRDGDWGGVHVNSGIPNHVLYLAATTSSREVTEQIWYRALSTYLTPKSDFKDFATAIQKSAADLYGANSAEANAVKAALVESGIVKGTGGTTNQPTPVPTTSSSTTIQPTPAPVVASGCSELTTNGAFENARSDPWVEKTNLNAPIIAADFPHTGKKGAWLGGTDQESFQYIYQDIAIAANLNRPGHQRRQALCRRSAGQRRQRPQGRVQARQETGARPELQRCGHRQRLQDPGRGQRL from the coding sequence ATGCCCAAATCGCTTCGACCTTATGCGCTTTTACTCAGCGGCCTGCTCGTCGGCCTCCTCCTGGCCGCGCCCTTCTTGCGGCCCGACGGGCAAACCCGCCGCCGCGCCGAGCCGCCGCCAAACACAACCGTCCAGTGGAACGAGTCTACCGGCACGCCTGACTGGCTCGACGGCCCCCTGCCCTACACCCTCTCCCAGGCCGAGCAGGCCGACCCTGAACTGGCCGCCCGCAACGTCCTCAACTTCTACCACGACCTGTTCGGCGTCCAAAACGCCGCCGCCGAATTTGAACTTGTCCGCATCGAAGCCGACAAGCTCGGCCAGACCCACGTCCGCCTGCAACAGGTGAGAGACGGCATCCCCGTCTGGAGCCGGGTGATGGTGGTGCACCTGGGCGAGACTCAGGTGCTGGGAATCAACGGCGACTTCCAACCTGATCTGACTCTCTCCACCGTTCCAGCCGTCACCCTTGGGGAAGCCGAGTCGCAAGCCCTGGCCGCCGCCTACGGCGACAGCCCGACTCTCTACGCGCCGAGCCGCTTGATGATTTACGTGAGCGACGACGGCAAGTCGTACCTGACGTGGCAAGTCAAAATCAACACCGTCTTGCCCGGCGGTAACACCGCCTATTTTGTGGACGCCATCAACGGCGGCGTCATGCATGAGTCGCCGCTCACTGCCAGTGACAAGTATCGCGAAGTGTATGACGCTCAACTCAAAGAAAACCTGCCAGGCCGATTGCTGTCCAGTGAAGGCACGGTGCCGCGCGACCCTGCCGGAAAAGCCGTGTATCAAAACGCGGGCATTGTCTACGATTACTGGAAGAACACCTTTGGCCGCGACTCGTACGACGACAACGGCGGCCCGATCTACCTCATCGTCCACTCGCCCGAACTTGGCAACTCGTACTGGAACGGGCAAGTGCTGGTCTTCGGCGACAAGGACGACTACATCACCAACAAAGACGACGCCTACGTGCTGGACATCATGGGCCACGAGTTCACCCACGCCATCGTCCAGTACACGGCTGACCTGGTCTACGAAACGCAATCGGGCGCGCTCAACGAATCATTCGCCGACGTGTTCGCGGTGATGATTGACCGCGACGACTGGCACTTGTTTGAAGACAATTCCGCCGCGCCGCCCCTGCCCGTGCCCTGGTTGCGCGACATGCAAGACCCGTCGCTCGGCGACTACAATCCCAAGAAGCCACGATCCGGTTTCGGCCAGCCGACGTTAATGAGCGAGTACGCCAACCTGCCCAACAGCCGCGACGGCGACTGGGGCGGCGTCCACGTCAACAGCGGCATCCCCAACCACGTCCTCTACCTGGCCGCCACTACTTCCAGCCGCGAAGTGACAGAGCAAATCTGGTATCGCGCTTTGAGCACTTACCTCACACCCAAGTCGGACTTCAAGGACTTCGCCACCGCGATTCAAAAGTCGGCGGCAGATTTGTATGGCGCAAACAGCGCCGAAGCCAACGCAGTGAAAGCCGCGCTGGTCGAGTCCGGCATCGTCAAAGGCACTGGCGGCACAACCAACCAACCCACGCCCGTGCCCACCACTTCGTCGTCAACCACCATCCAGCCCACGCCCGCGCCCGTCGTCGCCAGCGGGTGCAGTGAGCTGACCACCAACGGCGCATTTGAAAACGCCCGCTCCGACCCCTGGGTGGAAAAGACCAACCTCAACGCGCCCATCATCGCCGCCGACTTCCCGCACACCGGCAAGAAGGGCGCCTGGCTCGGCGGCACCGATCAGGAATCATTCCAGTACATCTATCAGGACATCGCCATCGCCGCCAACCTCAATCGCCCAGGCCACCAAAGACGGCAAGCTCTCTGCCGACGAAGTGCTGGCCAAAGGCGTCAGCGACCGCAAGGGCGCGTTCAAGCTCGACAAGAAACTGGCGCGCGGCCAGAGCTACAACGTTGTGGTCATCGCCAGCGGCTACAAGACCCTGGCCGTGGACAGCGCCTTTGA
- a CDS encoding RNA-binding protein yields MNLYVGNLSRQATEDELREAFGAFGQVTSASIIKDKFSGESRGFAFVEMPNSAEAQAAITGMNGKEFKGRNLTVNEARPREDRFKSGGPRGGSGGFSGGGRRDNRGGDRDKRGGTPRRSW; encoded by the coding sequence ATGAATCTCTATGTAGGAAATCTGTCTCGACAAGCGACCGAGGACGAACTTCGCGAAGCGTTTGGCGCCTTTGGGCAAGTGACCTCAGCCTCCATCATCAAGGACAAGTTCAGCGGCGAATCGCGGGGCTTTGCCTTTGTGGAAATGCCCAACAGCGCCGAGGCCCAGGCGGCCATCACCGGTATGAACGGCAAAGAGTTTAAAGGCCGCAACCTTACTGTCAACGAAGCCCGCCCGCGCGAAGATCGATTCAAGAGTGGCGGCCCTCGGGGCGGGAGCGGCGGTTTCTCAGGAGGCGGACGGCGCGACAATCGTGGCGGCGACCGCGACAAACGCGGCGGCACGCCTCGCCGTTCCTGGTAA
- a CDS encoding alpha/beta fold hydrolase → MRAVFALALFLSACINTPTFTPTAEQLNSPSAATQSPTFTATATFTATATPTPTRTPVPTATATPDPYGAYTIAHLAARSYGGGELQIVETLAVGQTFTRAIVSYPSDGLTIYGFMNGPHGSGPFPVVIVLHGYIDPAVYSTLDYTTHYADSLAQGGYLVIHPNLRGYAPSNDAAPEENLFRVGFAVDVLNLIALVKAQGGQPGPLQAANSNAIGLWGHSMGGGVSTRVLAISRDVRAAVLYGAMSGDEQKNFDRIYNVFSDRARGFAELDTPAEAFANISPVFFLDRVTAAVSIHHGEADDVVPLEWSLDLCDRLTALGKPVECFTYPGQLHTFVGDGDTLFMERVIEFFGRELK, encoded by the coding sequence ATGCGCGCCGTTTTCGCTCTCGCTCTGTTCCTCTCGGCCTGCATCAACACACCGACCTTCACCCCCACTGCCGAGCAACTGAATAGCCCCTCTGCGGCTACACAATCGCCGACGTTCACCGCCACCGCTACATTCACAGCAACAGCCACCCCGACTCCAACCCGGACGCCCGTTCCGACGGCAACAGCGACCCCCGATCCTTACGGCGCTTACACCATCGCCCATCTTGCCGCTCGAAGCTACGGCGGCGGCGAACTGCAAATCGTCGAAACGTTAGCCGTCGGCCAAACATTCACCCGCGCCATCGTCAGCTACCCCAGCGACGGCCTGACCATTTACGGCTTCATGAACGGTCCTCACGGAAGCGGCCCGTTCCCAGTCGTCATTGTTTTGCACGGTTACATTGATCCAGCGGTTTACAGCACACTTGATTACACTACGCATTACGCCGACTCGTTAGCCCAAGGCGGCTATCTTGTCATTCACCCCAACCTGCGCGGCTACGCGCCATCGAATGATGCGGCTCCAGAGGAGAATCTTTTCCGGGTCGGCTTCGCGGTTGATGTTTTGAATTTGATTGCGCTGGTGAAAGCGCAGGGCGGCCAGCCGGGACCGTTGCAAGCGGCCAACTCAAACGCCATCGGTCTGTGGGGCCACAGCATGGGCGGCGGCGTCTCCACCCGCGTGCTGGCGATCAGCCGCGACGTGAGGGCGGCGGTGCTTTACGGCGCGATGAGCGGCGACGAGCAGAAAAACTTCGACCGCATCTACAACGTCTTCTCGGACCGGGCGCGCGGCTTTGCCGAACTGGACACGCCCGCCGAGGCGTTTGCCAACATCTCGCCGGTCTTCTTTTTGGATCGGGTGACGGCGGCGGTCAGCATTCATCACGGCGAGGCCGACGACGTGGTGCCGCTCGAATGGTCGCTCGACCTGTGCGACCGGCTGACGGCGCTGGGCAAGCCGGTTGAGTGCTTCACCTACCCCGGCCAGCTGCATACGTTTGTCGGCGACGGCGACACGCTTTTTATGGAGCGGGTGATTGAGTTTTTTGGCAGGGAGTTGAAATAG